The following are encoded in a window of Tessaracoccus flavescens genomic DNA:
- a CDS encoding Rep family protein, with the protein MAKQENNPTSIGLTQYLDPSYWTWAAEDANGAALLQQGAGPILTYIVQRLEAVGCEVVEAYGIVHDKDEREVWSDTEKALVVEPKPDHLHAVIKFASRSKSAPLDRLAFGIGVEPQYVEKPGRGRYAFDNMLSYLTHVKYADKHQYAPSEVATVRGPDYLGIDALRRETWLKGRAHVKKKVVAENFEDMRERVLQGEITRDQIMLTDGLFDIYSRHQREIDDALSAYGQRRAYRAAAKLRAGDFSTHVVFVHGDAGIGKTRFATDFIMAAIDAANANGERWQVYRAATGNPLDDWRGEEVLLLDDLRASAMDANDWLLLLDPYNASPAKARYKNKGEVAPRLIVITATIEPVEFFFYARQKGNVDEALDQFIRRLASVVKVFRADDINRYLVQHIGKIEPYEWHQCSLPAAAHTPGVNGNSYHQQVAPSRELTYGPETSAEHDAESAVVELLSGLAVRSPDVPLALIGGAA; encoded by the coding sequence GTGGCTAAGCAGGAGAACAACCCCACGAGCATCGGACTCACGCAATACCTCGATCCGTCGTACTGGACCTGGGCTGCCGAGGATGCGAACGGGGCCGCGCTGCTCCAGCAGGGGGCCGGGCCGATCCTCACCTACATCGTGCAGCGGCTCGAGGCGGTCGGCTGCGAAGTCGTCGAGGCCTACGGCATCGTGCACGACAAGGACGAGCGCGAGGTCTGGAGCGACACGGAGAAGGCACTCGTGGTCGAGCCGAAGCCGGATCACCTGCACGCGGTGATCAAGTTCGCCAGTCGTTCGAAGAGCGCGCCGCTGGATCGGCTCGCGTTCGGCATCGGCGTCGAGCCGCAGTACGTCGAGAAGCCCGGTCGCGGACGCTACGCCTTCGACAACATGCTGTCGTACCTGACGCACGTGAAGTACGCGGACAAGCACCAGTACGCCCCTTCGGAGGTCGCCACGGTGCGCGGGCCGGACTACCTCGGCATCGACGCCCTGCGCCGGGAGACGTGGCTCAAGGGCCGCGCCCACGTGAAGAAGAAGGTCGTCGCCGAGAACTTCGAGGACATGCGCGAGCGGGTGCTCCAGGGCGAGATCACGCGCGATCAGATCATGCTCACCGATGGCCTGTTCGACATCTACTCGCGGCATCAGCGGGAGATCGACGACGCACTGTCGGCCTATGGTCAGCGCCGCGCGTATCGGGCGGCAGCGAAGCTCCGCGCCGGTGATTTCTCAACGCATGTGGTGTTCGTCCACGGGGATGCCGGGATCGGCAAGACGCGGTTCGCAACGGACTTCATCATGGCGGCGATTGACGCGGCGAACGCGAACGGCGAGCGGTGGCAGGTCTACCGGGCCGCGACGGGCAACCCGCTCGATGACTGGCGCGGGGAGGAGGTTCTGCTGCTCGACGATCTGCGGGCTTCGGCGATGGATGCGAACGACTGGCTGTTGCTGCTCGATCCGTACAACGCCTCCCCGGCGAAGGCGCGTTACAAGAACAAGGGCGAGGTGGCTCCGCGACTGATCGTCATCACGGCCACCATCGAGCCGGTCGAGTTCTTCTTCTACGCCCGCCAGAAGGGCAACGTGGACGAGGCGCTGGACCAGTTCATCCGTCGCCTGGCATCGGTCGTGAAGGTGTTCCGCGCCGACGATATCAACCGCTACCTCGTGCAGCACATCGGGAAGATCGAGCCCTACGAGTGGCATCAGTGCAGCCTTCCGGCGGCCGCGCACACGCCGGGCGTCAACGGCAACTCGTACCACCAGCAGGTGGCTCCGTCGCGCGAGCTCACCTACGGTCCGGAGACCTCCGCGGAGCACGACGCCGAGAGCGCGGTTGTCGAACTGCTGAGCG